Proteins co-encoded in one Arachis hypogaea cultivar Tifrunner chromosome 13, arahy.Tifrunner.gnm2.J5K5, whole genome shotgun sequence genomic window:
- the LOC112792605 gene encoding nuclear transport factor 2A — protein sequence MDPDALAKAFVEHYYTTFDNNRPGLASLYQDGSMLTFEGQKIQGSPNIVAKLTSLPFSQCHHSITTVDCQPSAATNGMLVFVSGNLQLAGEQHALKFSQMFHLLPTPQGSYYVLNDIFRLNYA from the exons ATGGATCCAGATGCGTTGGCGAAGGCGTTCGTTGAGCACTACTACACCACCTTCGACAACAACCGCCCCGGGCTGGCCAGCCTCTACCAGGACGGCTCCATGCTCACCTTCGAGGGCCAGAAGATCCAGGGCTCCCCGAACATCGTCGCCAAGCTCACCTCTCTCCCTTTCAGCCAGTGCCACCACTCCATCACCACCGTTGATTGCCAGCCCTCCGCCGCCACCAACGGCATGCTCGTCTTCGTCAGCGGCAACCTCCAGCTCGCCGGCGAGCAACACGCCCTCAAGTTCAGCCAG ATGTTCCATTTGTTACCAACACCGCAGGGAAGCTATTATGTTTTGAATGATATATTTCGTTTGAACTATGCTTGA
- the LOC112792606 gene encoding nuclear transport factor 2B translates to MDADALAKAFVEHYYTTFDNNRAGLVNLYQDSSMLTFEGQKIQGAQNIVAKLTSLPFNQCLHSITTVDCQPSSAPNGMLVFVSGNLQLAGEQHALKFSQMFHLLPTPQGSYYVSNDIFRLNYA, encoded by the exons ATGGATGCAGATGCGTTGGCAAAGGCGTTCGTTGAACACTACTACACGACGTTCGACAACAACCGCGCCGGACTGGTGAACCTCTACCAGGACAGCTCCATGCTCACCTTCGAAGGCCAGAAGATCCAGGGCGCCCAGAACATCGTCGCCAAGCTCACCTCTCTCCCTTTCAACCAGTGCCTTCACTCCATCACCACCGTTGACTGCCAGCCCTCCTCCGCCCCCAACGGCATGCTTGTCTTCGTCAGCGGCAACCTCCAGCTCGCCGGCGAGCAACACGCCCTCAAGTTCAGCCAG ATGTTCCATTTGTTACCAACACCACAGGGAAGCTACTATGTTTCGAACGATATATTCCGGTTGAACTATGCTTGA